A stretch of the Planctomycetota bacterium genome encodes the following:
- the trpD gene encoding anthranilate phosphoribosyltransferase, with translation MDAHDVLGRLCAGSTLGEEEAYHAFGLLLGGELDDAQIGGLLALIQARGATVDELVGAARVMREKAAAVTPDGAPEGTVVLDTCGTGGAPKTFNISTASAIVTAAAGRGRILVAKHGNRSRSGRGSAEVLSELGVNVDAPPAVQGRCLGEAHVCFCFAIHHHPAARHAAGARRSLGFPTIFNVLGPLTNPAGAPRQLMGIYHADLVEPQARALARLGAERAMVVHGRDGMDEVSTTGPTIVGRVEGGTVTMDEIDAADYGLPRATLDDLQVPDLRSAADVVRGVLEGERGPKRDAVVANSAAALLICDACDTMEAGIERAEAAIDSGDALRTLGRLAELSQASENGAG, from the coding sequence ATGGATGCGCACGACGTGCTGGGCCGGCTCTGCGCCGGGTCGACCCTCGGGGAGGAGGAGGCCTACCACGCCTTCGGGTTGCTCCTAGGCGGCGAGCTGGACGACGCCCAGATCGGCGGGCTGCTCGCGCTGATCCAGGCCCGCGGCGCCACCGTCGACGAGCTGGTCGGCGCCGCCCGCGTGATGCGCGAGAAGGCCGCGGCCGTAACGCCCGACGGCGCGCCCGAGGGCACGGTCGTCCTGGATACCTGCGGCACGGGCGGAGCGCCCAAGACGTTCAACATCTCCACCGCGTCGGCCATCGTCACCGCGGCGGCGGGACGCGGCCGCATCCTGGTCGCCAAGCACGGCAACCGCAGCCGATCGGGCCGGGGGTCGGCCGAGGTCCTTAGCGAGCTGGGCGTGAACGTCGATGCGCCGCCCGCGGTGCAGGGGCGGTGCCTGGGCGAGGCGCACGTGTGCTTCTGCTTCGCGATCCACCACCACCCCGCCGCGCGGCACGCCGCCGGGGCCCGCCGGAGCCTGGGCTTCCCGACGATCTTCAACGTGCTCGGCCCGCTCACGAATCCGGCCGGCGCGCCGCGGCAGCTCATGGGCATCTACCACGCCGATCTCGTCGAGCCGCAGGCCCGGGCGCTCGCGCGGCTCGGCGCCGAGCGCGCCATGGTCGTGCACGGCCGCGACGGCATGGACGAGGTCTCGACCACCGGCCCGACCATCGTGGGCCGCGTGGAGGGTGGCACGGTGACCATGGACGAGATCGACGCGGCCGACTACGGCCTGCCGAGAGCGACGCTCGACGACCTGCAGGTGCCCGACCTGCGGAGCGCGGCGGACGTCGTCCGCGGCGTGCTCGAGGGCGAGCGGGGACCCAAGCGGGACGCGGTGGTCGCCAACAGCGCGGCGGCGCTGCTGATCTGCGATGCGTGCGACACGATGGAGGCGGGGATCGAGCGGGCCGAGGCGGCGATCGACTCGGGCGATGCGCTGCGGACCCTGGGCAGGCTCGCCGAGCTCTCGCAGGCGAGTGAGAACGGCGCCGGCTAG
- a CDS encoding sigma-70 family RNA polymerase sigma factor: MLSAVTTSFIGRLRDNDQAAWFELWETFGPVVRLQLTRWGKGRIGAETVRDLSQETLAALSDSIERYDPARGARFSTWLLAIAKHVLGDEIDRRMAQKRGSGKKAVALDERWATVPSTVGADAAYEAAVFRAKIEAALRAVEREAEFMDFSIYRMRVLDGLSGRDVAAQLGVSEPTVSRRLAKVRGMVRDRARMMVEQFSFTADELGEAARNGLDFNPTKADDDLFDEAICEIYHRQAELRRLDEQAAVED; the protein is encoded by the coding sequence ATGCTCAGCGCTGTGACGACCAGCTTTATCGGGCGGCTGCGGGACAACGACCAGGCCGCCTGGTTCGAGCTCTGGGAGACGTTCGGCCCGGTCGTCCGCCTGCAACTCACCCGCTGGGGCAAGGGCCGCATCGGCGCCGAGACCGTCCGCGATCTGTCCCAGGAGACGCTCGCGGCGCTCAGCGACTCGATCGAGCGGTACGACCCGGCGCGGGGGGCCCGCTTCAGCACGTGGCTGCTGGCGATCGCCAAGCACGTGCTGGGCGACGAGATCGATCGGCGGATGGCCCAGAAGCGGGGCTCGGGCAAGAAGGCCGTTGCCCTCGACGAACGGTGGGCGACGGTGCCCTCGACGGTGGGCGCCGACGCGGCCTACGAGGCGGCGGTGTTCCGCGCCAAGATCGAGGCCGCCCTCCGCGCCGTGGAACGCGAGGCCGAGTTCATGGACTTCTCGATCTACCGGATGCGGGTGCTCGACGGGCTCAGCGGCCGGGACGTGGCCGCCCAGCTGGGCGTCAGCGAGCCGACGGTGAGCCGCCGGCTGGCGAAGGTGCGGGGCATGGTCCGAGATCGTGCGCGGATGATGGTCGAGCAGTTCAGCTTCACCGCCGACGAGCTGGGCGAGGCGGCGCGAAACGGGCTGGACTTCAATCCGACCAAGGCGGACGACGACCTCTTCGACGAGGCGATCTGCGAGATCTACCACCGGCAGGCCGAGCTCCGCCGGCTGGACGAGCAGGCCGCCGTCGAGGATTGA
- a CDS encoding rod shape-determining protein, whose product MRSIRRSAIAAAGQEGDAPVRYLDRLTSLFSVDMGIDLGTCNTLVAVRGQGIVLNEPSVVAVRKGTNEVLKNGQAVGWVAKEMLGKTPGSIAAVRPLKDGVISDFQITEAMLGYFIRKVNQLTRNWGFVGPRVVISVPSGITAVEKRAVFDSAEHAGARRTYLLEEPVAAAIGAGLPVAEPTASMIVDIGGGTTEVAVMSLADIAVCESVRIAGDDMDEAIMNHMRRTYNLMIGEQTAERIKIEIGSAAGMQDESTVEVRGRDMISGLPRKATITSEEIREALNEPIGQIIETVTRTLEKIEPELAADLVENGIMLAGGGALLRGLPDVLRKATGLNCQLAEDPLTCVARGTAIYLEHIEEWKATLENDIDV is encoded by the coding sequence ATGCGGAGCATCCGTCGCAGCGCGATCGCGGCGGCCGGCCAGGAGGGCGACGCCCCGGTGCGGTATCTCGACCGGCTGACCAGCTTGTTCAGCGTGGACATGGGCATCGACCTGGGCACGTGCAACACCCTGGTTGCCGTCCGCGGGCAGGGCATCGTGCTCAACGAGCCCAGCGTGGTCGCCGTGCGCAAGGGCACCAACGAGGTGCTCAAGAACGGCCAGGCCGTCGGCTGGGTCGCCAAGGAGATGCTCGGCAAGACGCCCGGCTCGATCGCGGCGGTCCGTCCGCTCAAGGACGGCGTGATCAGCGACTTCCAGATCACCGAGGCCATGCTCGGCTACTTCATCCGCAAGGTAAACCAGCTGACCCGCAACTGGGGCTTCGTGGGGCCCCGCGTGGTCATCAGCGTGCCCAGCGGCATCACCGCGGTCGAGAAGCGGGCGGTGTTCGATTCTGCCGAGCACGCCGGCGCTCGCCGCACGTACCTGCTCGAAGAGCCCGTGGCGGCGGCCATCGGCGCGGGCCTGCCGGTCGCCGAGCCCACCGCGTCCATGATCGTTGACATCGGCGGCGGCACGACCGAGGTCGCCGTCATGTCGCTGGCCGACATCGCCGTCTGCGAGAGCGTCCGCATCGCGGGCGACGACATGGACGAGGCGATCATGAACCACATGCGCCGAACTTACAACCTCATGATCGGCGAGCAGACCGCCGAGCGGATCAAGATCGAGATCGGATCGGCCGCCGGCATGCAGGACGAGAGCACCGTGGAGGTGCGCGGCCGGGACATGATCAGCGGCCTGCCCCGCAAGGCGACCATCACCAGCGAGGAGATCCGCGAGGCGCTCAACGAGCCCATCGGCCAGATCATCGAGACCGTGACCCGCACGCTCGAGAAGATCGAGCCCGAGCTGGCCGCCGACCTCGTCGAGAACGGCATCATGCTCGCCGGCGGCGGCGCCCTGCTCCGCGGCCTTCCCGACGTGCTCCGAAAGGCCACCGGGCTCAATTGCCAGCTCGCGGAGGATCCGTTGACGTGCGTCGCCCGCGGAACGGCGATCTACCTCGAGCACATCGAGGAGTGGAAGGCCACGCTCGAGAACGACATCGACGTCTAG
- a CDS encoding putative sugar nucleotidyl transferase, producing MELTLFDDGNGKLAPITDLRPAFGIRIGAFTTLERWTHAGHAVVGLRVPKRDAALATSRHGDLGVNDDAAGAVFVNGRWPLGAEHAEALAGLADGEGLAAGDDLLAVRVPESGRFVADIAAWRCAPLDAQLLDRPWHVRSLRDACLAHDLRALSPMGAATVHPSARIAPTAVLDAGGGPIYIAEGARVSHHAIIIGPAYVGPGSTVLEQARIRPGTAIGPACKVAGEVGGTIFQGFANKAHDGYLGDSFVGEWVNLGAGTTNSNLLNTYGEIVVDRQRTGETFLGCTLGDHVKTAICTRIMTGAIVGTGTMWATGRPIAGRIEAMRWATDAGEKPYRIERFLEVARAAMARRDREPSEAEIDRLRSLADRGVP from the coding sequence GTGGAACTGACGCTCTTCGACGACGGCAACGGCAAGCTGGCGCCCATCACCGATCTGCGGCCGGCCTTCGGCATCCGCATCGGCGCGTTCACCACGCTCGAGCGATGGACTCACGCGGGCCACGCCGTAGTCGGCCTGCGCGTCCCCAAGCGGGACGCGGCGCTCGCGACGTCGCGGCACGGCGACCTGGGCGTCAACGACGACGCCGCGGGTGCGGTCTTCGTGAACGGGCGGTGGCCATTGGGTGCCGAGCACGCGGAGGCCCTGGCCGGCCTCGCGGACGGCGAGGGCCTTGCGGCGGGCGACGATCTGCTAGCGGTCCGCGTGCCCGAGAGCGGGCGCTTCGTGGCCGATATCGCCGCCTGGCGCTGTGCACCACTGGACGCGCAGCTGCTCGATCGGCCGTGGCACGTGCGTTCGCTGCGGGATGCGTGCCTGGCGCACGATCTCCGCGCGCTCTCGCCGATGGGCGCCGCGACGGTGCACCCGAGCGCCCGCATCGCCCCCACCGCCGTGCTGGACGCCGGCGGCGGGCCGATCTACATCGCCGAGGGCGCCCGTGTGTCGCACCACGCCATCATCATCGGGCCGGCGTATGTCGGCCCGGGGTCGACGGTGCTCGAGCAGGCCCGCATCCGGCCGGGCACCGCGATCGGACCGGCGTGCAAGGTCGCCGGCGAGGTCGGGGGCACCATCTTCCAGGGCTTCGCCAACAAGGCGCACGACGGCTATCTCGGCGATTCGTTCGTCGGCGAGTGGGTGAACCTCGGCGCGGGCACGACCAACAGCAACCTTCTGAACACGTACGGCGAGATCGTCGTCGACCGCCAGCGCACGGGCGAGACCTTCCTCGGCTGCACGCTGGGCGACCACGTGAAGACCGCCATCTGCACCCGCATCATGACCGGCGCGATCGTGGGCACGGGCACCATGTGGGCCACCGGCCGCCCGATCGCGGGCCGCATCGAGGCCATGCGGTGGGCCACCGACGCGGGCGAGAAGCCCTACCGCATCGAGCGCTTCCTGGAGGTAGCCCGCGCGGCCATGGCCCGCCGCGATCGCGAGCCGAGCGAGGCCGAGATCGACCGGCTGCGGTCGCTCGCGGATCGAGGAGTGCCCTAA
- a CDS encoding PEP-CTERM sorting domain-containing protein (PEP-CTERM proteins occur, often in large numbers, in the proteomes of bacteria that also encode an exosortase, a predicted intramembrane cysteine proteinase. The presence of a PEP-CTERM domain at a protein's C-terminus predicts cleavage within the sorting domain, followed by covalent anchoring to some some component of the (usually Gram-negative) cell surface. Many PEP-CTERM proteins exhibit an unusual sequence composition that includes large numbers of potential glycosylation sites. Expression of one such protein has been shown restore the ability of a bacterium to form floc, a type of biofilm.), with product MPSMHRVAITMGGFAALAAAAQAQIAWDESVSGDISGDPDAPTAITLGLGSNIITGQVFASDDTRDFVTFTIPDGQALGELRLLEYFDITSGDPGNRGFHAINAGATSFIPGPDTAAFFLGGDHLDPAPAGTDLLPLLAAAPLAGTGFDTPLGPGTYSYVVQQTGPEVTGYSIDLVVIPAPATLAGLGVAGLLVGRRRR from the coding sequence ATGCCTTCGATGCACCGCGTTGCCATCACGATGGGCGGTTTCGCCGCCCTCGCCGCCGCCGCACAGGCCCAGATCGCCTGGGACGAGTCGGTCTCGGGCGACATCTCGGGCGATCCCGACGCTCCCACCGCGATCACGCTGGGCCTGGGCAGCAACATCATCACGGGCCAGGTGTTCGCCTCGGACGACACGCGGGACTTCGTCACCTTCACCATCCCCGATGGCCAGGCACTGGGCGAGCTGCGGCTGCTCGAGTACTTCGACATCACCAGCGGCGATCCCGGCAACCGCGGCTTCCACGCGATCAACGCCGGCGCGACGAGCTTCATCCCCGGCCCCGATACGGCCGCCTTCTTCCTGGGCGGCGATCACCTCGACCCCGCGCCGGCCGGCACCGATCTGCTCCCGCTGCTGGCGGCGGCCCCGCTGGCGGGCACCGGCTTCGACACCCCGCTCGGCCCGGGCACCTACAGCTACGTCGTGCAGCAGACCGGCCCGGAGGTTACCGGCTACAGCATCGATCTGGTCGTGATCCCCGCGCCGGCGACGCTGGCGGGGCTCGGCGTCGCGGGGCTGCTGGTGGGCCGACGCCGCCGCTAG
- a CDS encoding CorA family divalent cation transporter yields the protein MITFEPMAREPGVLLAASPAGVARMPGEPIELFLEQWRPQPWVWLHLDHNRKAAQRWIEDATPPEVADAMLIVKTRPRCVVRPEGVLFIGRGVNLAEGARPEDMVSIRAWLEPGRLTTVVLRRLRAAEDLAKALLPPDNEAVPNAGALLVMLLERLLDRMAPTVVDVGEAVDELLERVMDDGEQATRREATDLRLRTLVLRRYVVPLRDALTELNAAPRSLIDADAARAIQELADRATRVAEDLELHGVRAETARQELSGQDAERLNRRLYGLAIISAVFLPLGFLTGVLGINVAGVPFTTQPWAFAFWCGVGLLFVALEIGVLKWARWL from the coding sequence GTGATCACCTTCGAGCCCATGGCCCGCGAGCCGGGCGTGCTGCTGGCGGCGTCGCCCGCGGGCGTGGCCCGCATGCCCGGTGAGCCCATCGAACTCTTCCTCGAACAGTGGCGACCCCAGCCCTGGGTCTGGCTGCACCTCGACCACAACCGCAAGGCCGCGCAGCGGTGGATCGAGGACGCCACGCCGCCCGAGGTCGCCGACGCGATGCTCATCGTCAAGACCCGCCCCAGGTGCGTGGTGCGGCCCGAGGGCGTGCTGTTCATCGGCCGCGGCGTGAACCTGGCCGAGGGCGCCAGGCCCGAGGACATGGTGTCGATCCGCGCGTGGCTCGAACCAGGCCGGCTGACCACGGTGGTGCTCCGCCGGCTCCGTGCGGCCGAGGATCTCGCCAAGGCGCTGCTGCCGCCCGACAACGAAGCCGTCCCCAACGCCGGCGCGCTGCTGGTCATGCTGCTCGAGCGGCTGCTGGATCGCATGGCGCCGACCGTTGTCGATGTCGGCGAGGCCGTCGACGAGCTGCTCGAGCGCGTCATGGACGACGGCGAGCAGGCCACCCGTCGCGAGGCGACGGACCTGCGGCTCCGAACGCTCGTGCTGCGGCGGTACGTCGTGCCGCTGCGGGACGCGCTCACCGAGCTGAACGCGGCGCCCAGGTCGCTCATCGACGCCGACGCGGCCCGAGCCATCCAGGAACTGGCGGATCGAGCCACCCGCGTCGCCGAGGACCTCGAGCTGCACGGTGTCCGCGCCGAGACCGCCCGGCAGGAACTCTCGGGGCAGGACGCCGAGCGGCTGAACCGCCGGCTCTATGGTCTGGCGATCATCAGCGCGGTCTTCCTGCCGCTGGGCTTCCTGACGGGCGTGCTGGGCATCAACGTCGCGGGCGTGCCGTTCACGACGCAGCCGTGGGCCTTCGCCTTCTGGTGCGGCGTCGGCCTGCTGTTCGTCGCGCTCGAGATCGGCGTGCTCAAATGGGCGCGCTGGCTCTGA
- a CDS encoding mechanosensitive ion channel domain-containing protein, translating to MASPRAVLLCLLLFPLSLGFAQEADPLAAPAADEIRGRISAVEANTALSAEEIERVTGVLRSALEALQRADAAEAERAQQRAAADAAPEAMRELAESLAKPPEPLPLGVDPQPTVAGVRSQLEAATTELEAVQAEVGRLQGEATLRQTFEAEAPQRIADLESRIEQLELEIAGLTGSEPLIEATRLQKRAERAAARAEVERLRATAASYAARRELLPLRRSSAQRRAELLGRLVEELQKLEGQLRTREAEAQRREADRQLEQDRLRPALEIPGVQEVLEDTRALTQKRTGPDGIVARLARVQQRSLNRARELQELQVRARNTAARVRATGLTDAVSLLLRTELGKIPRVEQADLDRLERSIGDAQFELIGVEERLDRYGDVQASVQRLARDASPQAQAGVQEIVQSHVEVLGSLRDEYGEYLEEATNLLVSLVQLRETSRELRSFIEERILWTRSVPGSPVPRPRDLTDGVAWLTGGIGPDGRSRPIGSAWLGIAQDLRPTVPAVLLTLAVPIAFVLKRMAKRELSTLAGRVRRFSTDSFALTVRAIPVTVLMALPPALTLLLAGVLLAVPEDELARALADGFEAAAVFAFVAEFVRQGSRPDGLADAHFRWRRDGLLQFRRWILVSEVVGLPLAVAIVALHAQPDADLNNALGRVLFVLAMVGLSVLYIGVFAPWRPFVRNHLVRKPGSLSSRLRWVWFPVLAVTPLVLAALAALGYFYTAVELDERLHFTMWLVVSVTVVHSLVLRWLFIERRRLLVERARQRREGGQEGEGERPAEADIERELDAADVDAQTRRVVTAFVVLGVVIGMYALWVEQLPALRMFERVQIWPTVDLVPERANSELLGAEVAQLLDQADGEEQAAADASPTLFPGLGSAGGSGESEPIGVITLADVGGALIVIILTWVLARNLPGLLEITVLKRLPFDAGARFAISAILRYMLGIIGILIGFGALGIGWSQVQWLAAALTFGLAFGLQEIFANFISGLIILVERPVRVGDTVTVDQTSGKVTKIRMRATTVQDWQLRELVIPNKVFITDRFINWTLSDPSVRVDVPVGVAYGTDPRIVTRTLLDIGQSQPHVMREPRVRALFMGFGDSTLNFELRVYIEHFDYFLDTRTELHARVAERFKQLGIEIAFPQRDLHVRSIGPLADIVRKAGDGEGIDARVLEQA from the coding sequence ATGGCGTCCCCACGAGCCGTGCTGCTGTGCCTGCTGCTGTTCCCGCTGAGCCTCGGGTTCGCCCAGGAGGCCGATCCGCTCGCTGCGCCCGCGGCGGACGAGATCCGCGGCCGCATCTCGGCAGTCGAGGCCAACACCGCCCTGTCGGCCGAGGAGATCGAGCGGGTCACCGGCGTGCTGCGGTCGGCCCTGGAGGCCCTGCAGCGGGCCGATGCAGCCGAGGCCGAGCGGGCCCAGCAGCGGGCCGCCGCCGACGCGGCCCCGGAGGCCATGCGAGAGCTGGCCGAATCGCTAGCGAAGCCGCCCGAACCGCTGCCCCTGGGCGTCGACCCCCAGCCGACCGTCGCGGGCGTGCGCAGCCAGCTCGAGGCCGCCACCACCGAACTCGAGGCGGTGCAGGCCGAGGTCGGCCGGCTGCAGGGCGAGGCCACGCTCCGCCAGACCTTCGAGGCCGAGGCGCCCCAGCGGATCGCCGACCTCGAGTCCCGCATCGAGCAGCTCGAACTGGAGATCGCGGGGCTGACCGGCTCCGAGCCGCTGATCGAGGCGACGCGGCTGCAGAAGCGGGCCGAACGGGCCGCCGCTCGCGCCGAAGTGGAGCGGCTGCGGGCCACGGCCGCGAGCTACGCCGCCCGGCGGGAGCTGCTGCCGCTTCGGCGGTCGAGCGCTCAGCGGCGGGCCGAGCTGCTAGGCCGCCTGGTCGAGGAGCTCCAGAAGCTCGAGGGCCAGCTCCGCACGCGGGAGGCCGAGGCCCAGCGCCGCGAGGCCGATCGGCAGCTGGAGCAGGATCGGCTGCGGCCGGCGCTCGAGATCCCGGGTGTCCAGGAGGTGCTCGAGGACACCCGCGCCCTGACGCAGAAGCGGACCGGACCCGACGGCATCGTGGCCAGGCTGGCCCGCGTGCAGCAGCGCTCGCTCAACCGCGCCCGCGAATTGCAGGAGCTGCAGGTGCGGGCGCGCAACACCGCGGCCCGAGTCCGCGCCACCGGGCTGACCGACGCCGTCAGCCTGCTGCTGCGAACCGAGCTCGGCAAGATCCCGCGGGTCGAACAGGCCGATCTGGACCGGCTGGAGCGGAGCATCGGCGACGCCCAGTTCGAGCTCATCGGCGTCGAGGAGCGGCTCGACCGATACGGCGACGTGCAGGCCTCCGTGCAGCGGCTGGCGCGCGACGCGAGCCCGCAGGCCCAGGCGGGCGTCCAGGAGATCGTCCAGTCGCACGTCGAGGTGCTCGGCTCGCTGCGGGATGAGTACGGCGAGTATCTCGAGGAGGCGACCAACCTGCTCGTCTCGCTCGTGCAACTCCGCGAGACCTCGCGGGAGCTGCGGAGTTTCATCGAGGAGCGGATCCTGTGGACGCGGAGCGTGCCGGGCAGTCCCGTGCCCAGGCCCCGCGATCTGACCGACGGCGTCGCCTGGCTCACCGGCGGCATCGGGCCCGATGGGCGCTCGCGTCCCATCGGATCGGCGTGGCTTGGCATCGCCCAGGACCTGCGGCCGACGGTGCCGGCGGTGCTGCTCACGCTGGCGGTGCCCATCGCCTTCGTGCTCAAGCGGATGGCCAAGCGGGAGCTCTCCACGCTGGCGGGCCGGGTCCGACGCTTCAGCACGGACAGCTTCGCGCTCACGGTGCGGGCCATCCCCGTCACGGTGCTGATGGCGCTGCCGCCCGCGCTCACGCTGCTGCTGGCGGGGGTTCTGCTGGCGGTGCCCGAGGACGAGCTCGCCCGCGCGCTCGCCGATGGCTTCGAGGCGGCGGCGGTCTTCGCCTTCGTGGCCGAGTTCGTCCGCCAGGGCTCGCGGCCCGACGGCCTGGCCGACGCCCACTTCCGCTGGCGCCGCGACGGCCTCCTGCAGTTCCGCCGCTGGATCCTGGTGAGCGAGGTCGTGGGCCTGCCGCTGGCCGTCGCGATCGTGGCGCTGCACGCGCAGCCCGATGCCGACCTCAACAACGCGCTGGGCCGCGTGCTGTTCGTCCTGGCGATGGTCGGGCTGTCGGTGCTCTACATCGGCGTGTTCGCGCCGTGGCGGCCCTTCGTTCGCAATCACCTGGTCCGCAAGCCGGGCAGCCTGTCGAGCCGCCTGCGCTGGGTATGGTTCCCGGTGCTCGCGGTCACGCCCCTGGTGCTCGCGGCCCTGGCGGCGCTGGGCTACTTCTACACCGCCGTCGAGCTCGACGAGCGGCTGCACTTCACGATGTGGCTCGTCGTCTCCGTCACGGTCGTGCACTCGCTGGTGCTCCGCTGGCTGTTCATCGAACGGCGCCGGCTGCTCGTCGAGCGGGCCCGCCAGCGGCGCGAGGGCGGGCAGGAGGGCGAGGGCGAGCGGCCCGCCGAGGCCGACATCGAGCGGGAGCTCGACGCCGCCGACGTCGACGCCCAGACCCGCCGGGTAGTGACCGCCTTCGTCGTGCTGGGCGTGGTCATCGGCATGTATGCCCTGTGGGTGGAGCAGCTGCCGGCGCTGCGGATGTTCGAGCGGGTGCAGATCTGGCCCACCGTGGATCTCGTGCCCGAGCGGGCCAACTCCGAGCTGCTCGGCGCGGAGGTCGCCCAGTTGCTCGACCAGGCCGACGGCGAGGAGCAGGCCGCCGCCGACGCCTCGCCCACGCTGTTCCCCGGGCTCGGTTCGGCGGGTGGCTCGGGCGAGTCCGAGCCCATCGGCGTCATCACGCTGGCCGACGTGGGCGGCGCACTCATCGTCATCATCCTGACCTGGGTCCTGGCCCGCAACCTGCCGGGCCTGCTCGAGATCACGGTCCTCAAGCGGCTGCCCTTCGACGCGGGCGCGCGGTTCGCGATCTCGGCCATCCTGCGGTACATGCTGGGCATCATCGGCATCCTGATCGGCTTCGGGGCGCTAGGCATCGGCTGGTCGCAGGTGCAGTGGCTCGCCGCCGCGCTGACCTTCGGACTCGCCTTCGGGCTCCAGGAGATCTTCGCCAACTTCATCTCGGGGCTGATCATCCTCGTCGAGCGGCCCGTCCGCGTCGGCGACACCGTCACCGTCGACCAGACCAGCGGCAAGGTGACCAAGATCCGCATGCGGGCAACCACCGTGCAGGACTGGCAGCTCCGCGAGCTGGTCATCCCGAACAAGGTCTTCATCACCGACCGCTTCATCAACTGGACGCTGTCGGATCCCAGCGTTCGCGTCGACGTGCCGGTGGGCGTCGCCTACGGCACCGATCCCAGGATCGTCACCCGCACGCTGCTGGACATCGGCCAGAGCCAGCCGCACGTAATGCGCGAGCCCCGCGTGCGGGCGTTGTTCATGGGCTTCGGCGATAGCACGCTCAACTTCGAGCTGCGGGTGTACATCGAGCACTTCGACTACTTCCTGGACACCCGCACCGAGCTGCACGCCCGCGTCGCCGAGCGCTTCAAGCAGCTGGGCATCGAGATCGCCTTCCCGCAGCGCGACCTGCACGTGCGGTCGATCGGGCCGCTGGCCGACATCGTCCGCAAGGCCGGCGACGGCGAGGGCATCGACGCCCGCGTGCTGGAGCAGGCGTGA
- a CDS encoding DUF1579 domain-containing protein produces the protein MQAKPHAEHAWLEQLLGEWTCESTCPPAADGQPEVTRGAEVVRSLGGLWVVCEGRGDVPGASDARWTMTLGYDPRRSRFVGSWFGSMLTNMFAYEGTLDDAERVLTLETTGPDFEDASKPDRRYRDVIEVRNADERTLTSQMLTDAGEWAEMMRATYRRTT, from the coding sequence ATGCAGGCCAAGCCGCACGCCGAACACGCATGGCTCGAGCAACTCCTGGGCGAATGGACGTGCGAGAGCACCTGCCCGCCCGCCGCCGATGGGCAGCCCGAGGTTACCCGCGGAGCCGAGGTCGTCCGCTCGCTCGGCGGCCTGTGGGTTGTCTGCGAGGGCCGCGGCGACGTGCCGGGCGCCTCGGACGCCCGCTGGACCATGACCCTGGGCTACGACCCGCGGCGGAGCCGCTTCGTGGGCAGCTGGTTCGGCTCCATGCTCACCAACATGTTCGCGTACGAGGGCACGCTCGACGACGCCGAGCGTGTGCTGACCCTCGAGACGACCGGCCCGGATTTCGAGGACGCCTCCAAGCCCGACCGTCGCTACCGCGACGTCATCGAGGTGCGCAACGCCGACGAGCGGACGCTGACCTCGCAGATGCTCACCGACGCCGGCGAGTGGGCGGAGATGATGCGGGCGACCTACCGGCGCACGACCTAG